The nucleotide sequence TGGGCGCCGTAGCGGGCCTGGAGCCCCGCGCGGGTGCGCCCCGCCTGCAGCCCCGGTCCGAGACCCGCGGCGAGGAGCAGCAGGAGCGCGGCGCCCGCGGTCAGCCAGCGCAGACGCGCGAGGCTCGCCGGCTCGCGCCAGGCGCGCTCCAGGCCGCGCGCCATGAGGATCGCGAGCGCGAGCTGCTGGAGGACGAGGATCATCACCGGCACGCGGAAGCGATTGAAGCCGGGCAGCAACGCGTAGAGCGGCTTGTAGACGAAGGGCAGGAAGCGGCCCGCCGCGACGAGCGTCGTCGCCAGCGCGAGGACGAGGAAGAAGAGGTCGAAGCGGCGCGGGCGGCGGCCCCAGAAGAGCACGGCGGCCGCCAGCAGGGGCAGCCAGCCCAGGTAGTTCGCGTAGTCGGTCATCGGCATGAAGCCGAAGTAGCTCTCGGCGCCGTAGCCCCAGCTCGCCGGCCAGAGGAAGCTCGTCCACTCGGACGGCGCGAGGCTCCAACCCGTCGCGTAGTCGAAGCCCGTGCCGCCGCCTGCCGCGGCGCCGCGGATCGAGCGGCCGCTGTACTCCCAGACCGGGCCGTAGAGCGGCGCGCTCGCCGCCGCCGCGATGGCGAGCGCGGCGAGGCCGAGGGCGGCCGGCGCGAGCGCCGCGCGCCAGCCGCCGCGCCGCAGGATCAGCACCAGCCGGCAGGCGGCGAAGAGGGCCAGCGTCAGGAGCGCGTAGTAGGCGATCTGGATGTGCGCGGCGAGCAGGAGCCCCGCGAGCGCGGCGGCGAGCCCGGCGGCCGCGCGGAGCCGGCTCCCGAGCCGCAGCGCGTCGAGCAGGGCGTCGGCGGCGAGGAGCACCCAGGGCAGCCAGGCGAGGGTCATCACCTTGCTGCCGTGCCCGTGGGCGCCGATGGCGATCTGCGGCGGCAGCAGCAGGAACCAGGCGCCGGCCAGCCAGGCCAGCCAGGGCCGCAGGCCGCGGCGGCGCAGGAAGAGGAAGAGCCCCAGCCCCAGCCAGAGGTAGTGCGCGAGCAGCCAGCTCAGCGGCGGCAGGGCGAAGAGGCGCGTGAGACCGCGCAGGACGGGACCGGGCAGATAGAGGTCCGGATCGTGGCCGAGGCTGGCGTAGGCCGGCATGCCGCCGAAGAGGAAGGGATTCCAGTGCGCGCTCAGGCCCTGCTGGGCCAGGTAGTCGCCGAAGCCGCGCGGCGCCACGCTGTCGGGCGTCGTGAAGACCCGGCCCTCGAAGACTGCCTCGGGAAAGACCGCCGCGAGCAGGACCGCGTAGAGCAGGGCCGCCGCCAGGGCGCCCAGGCCGCCGCGCAGCGCGCAGGCGGCGCGCAGGCGGCCGCCGGGCGCGTTCGGATCGAGCGCCGACTTCATGCCTTGCTCTCCCTTCTCAGCGCGCCCAGAGCCGCGCGCAAGACGCCCGCCTCGCCGCGGCCCAGGGCCGCCAGCAGCGCGCGGGACCAGTGCCAGGCCCAGGCCGCGCGCGCCCAGGGGCGCCGCCAGCGGGGCACGTGCCGCGCGACGAGGGCGGCGGCCGCCCGCCGCTGCGCGCGCAGCTTGCCGGCCGCGAGCTGCCCCCCGCTCGCGAAGCCGACGCGGTGGTAGAGCAGCGCGGCCGGCTGGTAGCGCAGGCGCCAGCCCAGGGCCCGCGCCCGCAGCGAGAGGTCGACGTCCTCCCCGTAGAGGCCGAAGCGCTCGTCGAAGCCGCCCGTGCTGCGCCAGAACTCCGCCCGCCCCAGCAGGCAGCAGCCGGTCAGGTAGTCCGTGTCCGCCGGCTCGAGCCAGCGGCCGGCCGCCGGCTGCCGCAGCCCGAGGTGCCGGCTCACCGTGCTCAGCCGGCTGACGCGGCCGCCAGCGTACCATATCCGCTCGCGGCGGTCGGCGTAGTGAATGCGCGGGCAGACGGCGCCGCGCCGCGCCTCCGCCTCGAGATCGGCGACGAGGGGATCGAGCAGGCCGGGGTCGGCCTCGATGTCGTTGTTGAGCGCGCAGAGGCAGTCCAGATCCCGTGCCAGGAGCAGCGCCAGCCCGGCGTTCATGCCGGCCGCGAAGCCGCGGTTCTCGGCCAGGCGCAGCAGCTCCCAGGCGGGATGGGCGCGCGCCGCCCAGTCGGCGGAGCCGTCCGTGGACGCGTTGTCGACGAGGAGCAGGGTCGCCCGATGCCGGCTCGCGGCCGCGGCGGCCTCGAGGCTGGCGAGGCAGGCCGGCAGCACCGCCTGGCCGTTCCAGTTGAGCACGACGAGACCCAGCCGGCGCGCCGGCGTCTCGCGCTCACTCCCCATGGGCGCCCGGCCCGTCGCCGCTGGCCAGACGCGGCGGCCGCTCCCTGGCGATGCGCCGGCGCTCTTCGTCGCCCGGGCCGCGCAGGTGGATCATCAGCTCCCCGAGCAGGCCGAGGGATGCGAACTGCCCGCCGAGGACGAGCAGGATGAGGCCGAGGATGAGCAGCGGCCGCACGCGCAGCGCGCCCGTCACCAGCCAGGCGACGCCGAAGTAGAGGTTGATCAGCAGGCCGATGGCCAGCAGCCAAACGGCGACGCGCCCGAAGAAGTGCAGGGGCGCCGCGCCGCGGCGGGCGATGAAGCTGATGGTGAGCAGGTCGAAGAGGCCGTTGAGGAAGCGCCGGCCGCCGTACTTGCTCTTGCCGTGCGCGCGCGGCCGGTGGTTGACGGCCAGCTCCGTGACGCGGAAGCCGTCCCAGGCCGCGAGCACGGGCAGGTAGCGGTGCATCTCGCCGTAGAGGCGCAGGCTCTGCGCGACCTCGCGGCGGTAGGCCTTGAAGCCGCAGTTGAAGTCGTGCAAGGGCAGGCCGGACACGCGGCGCACGAGCGCGTTCCAGAAGCGGCTCGGCACGGTCTTGGTGATGGGGTCGCGGCGCTCGCGCTTCCAGCCGGAGACGAGGTCCCAGCCGGGCGCGGCGTCCAGCGCGGCGACGAGGCGCGGCAGCTCGTCCGGGTCGTCCTGGAGGTCGGCGTCCAGGGTGACGATGATCTCGCCCCGACAGCGGCGGAAGCCCTCGGCGAGGGCCGCGCTCTTGCCGTAGTTGCGGCCCAGGCGCAGGACGCCCAGCTCCGGATGCCGATCGGCGAGCTGCTCGAGCAGAGCGGCGCTGCCGTCCGTGCTGCCGTCGTCGACGATGAGGATCTCGTAGGCCCCGGGCGCGAGCGGGGCAGCCGCCGCCCGCACCGCCTCGACGAGGGCCGGCAGGCTCGCGGCCTCATTGTAGGCCGGCACGAGGACGCTCAGCCGCACGCCTCCCCTCCCTCCGCGCGCGTCCAGGCCACTTGCGCGGCCAGACCCTCGGCCAGCGAGACGCGGGGCTTGAAGCCCAGCTCGCGCTCG is from bacterium and encodes:
- a CDS encoding YfhO family protein, with protein sequence MKSALDPNAPGGRLRAACALRGGLGALAAALLYAVLLAAVFPEAVFEGRVFTTPDSVAPRGFGDYLAQQGLSAHWNPFLFGGMPAYASLGHDPDLYLPGPVLRGLTRLFALPPLSWLLAHYLWLGLGLFLFLRRRGLRPWLAWLAGAWFLLLPPQIAIGAHGHGSKVMTLAWLPWVLLAADALLDALRLGSRLRAAAGLAAALAGLLLAAHIQIAYYALLTLALFAACRLVLILRRGGWRAALAPAALGLAALAIAAAASAPLYGPVWEYSGRSIRGAAAGGGTGFDYATGWSLAPSEWTSFLWPASWGYGAESYFGFMPMTDYANYLGWLPLLAAAVLFWGRRPRRFDLFFLVLALATTLVAAGRFLPFVYKPLYALLPGFNRFRVPVMILVLQQLALAILMARGLERAWREPASLARLRWLTAGAALLLLLAAGLGPGLQAGRTRAGLQARYGAQLARIEPARAAAFLDEQAALAGRWLREDALRAGLLLLPLAGVIEWRRRRFAPAPAPARGQELALAGALALALLADLGPLAGRILHPERHWPTREGTSLWGEPRPTASRLPARTLDFLSRNLEGQRFYALPGSAFAANEAAAAGLASLGGYHAAKPAFADSLLKALPTGGAEILNRMAVRFLVSPRALGLGPGFSPAGPAGSTEEAVYRNENALPRLRLAERVRVEPAAASRQRLFTGQAEPGLVYLEREPALAFAPAATPPGELLAPQWGLDEVACQVRLARPALLVLADLAYPGWRVEVDGVERPLLLADGLLRAVALEAGEHTVRFRFLPPRLALYGALRWTAWAALLALAGAGFAPRRRRQEAVA
- a CDS encoding glycosyltransferase family 2 protein, which codes for MGSERETPARRLGLVVLNWNGQAVLPACLASLEAAAAASRHRATLLLVDNASTDGSADWAARAHPAWELLRLAENRGFAAGMNAGLALLLARDLDCLCALNNDIEADPGLLDPLVADLEAEARRGAVCPRIHYADRRERIWYAGGRVSRLSTVSRHLGLRQPAAGRWLEPADTDYLTGCCLLGRAEFWRSTGGFDERFGLYGEDVDLSLRARALGWRLRYQPAALLYHRVGFASGGQLAAGKLRAQRRAAAALVARHVPRWRRPWARAAWAWHWSRALLAALGRGEAGVLRAALGALRRESKA
- a CDS encoding glycosyltransferase family 2 protein; the encoded protein is MDARGGRGGVRLSVLVPAYNEAASLPALVEAVRAAAAPLAPGAYEILIVDDGSTDGSAALLEQLADRHPELGVLRLGRNYGKSAALAEGFRRCRGEIIVTLDADLQDDPDELPRLVAALDAAPGWDLVSGWKRERRDPITKTVPSRFWNALVRRVSGLPLHDFNCGFKAYRREVAQSLRLYGEMHRYLPVLAAWDGFRVTELAVNHRPRAHGKSKYGGRRFLNGLFDLLTISFIARRGAAPLHFFGRVAVWLLAIGLLINLYFGVAWLVTGALRVRPLLILGLILLVLGGQFASLGLLGELMIHLRGPGDEERRRIARERPPRLASGDGPGAHGE